In Molothrus ater isolate BHLD 08-10-18 breed brown headed cowbird chromosome 7, BPBGC_Mater_1.1, whole genome shotgun sequence, one genomic interval encodes:
- the LYPD6B gene encoding ly6/PLAUR domain-containing protein 6B: MEPQEKILLLNPSDPGLQPEEIWTILWKRDLEVHREQRPEGWGFPCTVMSATGALRRALAAAVLPFLILSGHWAAAENINFYNIRPPLDPTPFPNSFKCFTCDNAVDNYNCNRWAEDRWCPESTRYCLTAHLFTARGESTSVTKRCATGEECHLVGCHRRGDSGHTECVSCCEGMICNVEIPTNATNAVFAVLQARRAAAGSRALPSLLTLVTLVTLVTTALS; this comes from the exons ATGGAACCCCAGGAAAAG ATTCTTCTGCTTAATCCTTCagatcctgggctgcagccagaaGAAATCTGGACCATCCTATGGAAAAGAGACTTGGAAGtacacagggagcagag GCCTGAGGGCTGGGGGTTTCCCTGTACAGTGATGTCCGCGACCGGGGCGTTGCGGCGCGCGCTGGCCGCGGCCGTTCtccccttcctcatcctctcaggacactgggctgcagctgagaACATCAACTTCTACAACATCAGGCCTCCACTAGACC CCACTCCATTCCCAAACAGTTTCAAGTGCTTTACCTGTGACAACGCCGTGGACAACTACAACTGCAACAGATGGGCTGAGGACAGGTGGTGTCCTGAAA GCACGCGGTACTGCCTGACCGCTCACCTGTTCACGGCGCGCGGGGAGAGCACCTCGGTCACCAAGAGATGCGCCACGGGCGAGGAGTGTCACCTGGTGGGCTGCCACCGCCGCGGGGACAGCGGCCACACG GAGTGTGTTTCCTGCTGTGAAGGCATGATCTGCAACGTGGAGATCCCCACCAACGCCACCAACGCGGTGTTCGCCGTGCTGCAGGCGCGCAGGGCGGCCGCGGGCAGCCgcgccctgcccagcctgctgaCACTGGTGACGCTGGTGACACTGGTGACAACGGCGCTGTCCTGA